A stretch of bacterium DNA encodes these proteins:
- a CDS encoding YihY/virulence factor BrkB family protein, translated as MKKTTIAIVKKFRRFIVWWIEFLGWLYKTPVMYYLQQLQQRIFDRHKLTTNAAAISFFFLLSIIPLLFIVLSIIASFVQSPEEAQAYISETLTNRVPDTARDFVLQLIQKSNLTESVTSILENKGWISLVSIGSLLWTSSGAFAAIEDAMSTIFGVRGRNYFVSRLVEMGMVVLIGCLFLLSSLISGIIHWLQENHITFFQIDFSNLPYVWDIITNALPYVLIVLTFYVTYKILPKTEIYDRAAMLGALVASVLLELTLYGFSYYVQNFAKYNVFYGSVAGVVISVFTIYLASIILLVGAEITEIANTRLENERELAQTIREFES; from the coding sequence ATGAAAAAGACGACGATAGCGATAGTCAAAAAATTTCGCCGCTTTATTGTTTGGTGGATCGAATTTTTGGGTTGGTTATACAAAACGCCCGTGATGTATTATTTACAGCAACTGCAGCAACGTATTTTTGATCGCCATAAACTTACAACCAATGCAGCGGCCATTTCTTTTTTCTTTTTATTATCCATTATCCCTTTGCTTTTTATTGTGCTTTCGATTATCGCGTCGTTTGTGCAATCGCCCGAAGAAGCGCAAGCCTATATTTCGGAAACCTTGACGAACCGGGTTCCCGACACGGCGCGTGATTTTGTGTTACAATTGATTCAGAAAAGCAATCTTACCGAATCCGTCACATCGATACTTGAGAATAAAGGCTGGATCAGCCTTGTCAGTATTGGTTCGCTACTTTGGACAAGCAGTGGTGCGTTTGCCGCGATCGAAGATGCAATGTCTACGATATTCGGTGTACGGGGCCGAAACTACTTTGTCAGTCGTTTAGTCGAAATGGGTATGGTCGTTCTCATCGGCTGCCTCTTTCTGCTTTCGAGCCTGATCAGCGGGATTATTCACTGGCTACAGGAAAATCATATCACTTTTTTTCAAATTGATTTTTCAAACCTACCGTACGTTTGGGATATTATTACAAACGCTTTGCCGTATGTGCTCATCGTGCTGACGTTTTATGTCACGTATAAAATTTTACCCAAAACAGAAATCTATGATCGTGCGGCGATGCTCGGTGCGCTGGTAGCGAGCGTGCTGCTGGAATTGACGCTTTATGGTTTTAGTTATTATGTGCAGAATTTTGCAAAATATAATGTGTTTTACGGATCCGTTGCCGGTGTGGTGATTTCTGTTTTTACGATTTATTTGGCTTCCATTATTTTACTTGTCGGTGCGGAAATAACCGAAATTGCCAATACGCGTTTGGAGAACGAGCGCGAATTGGCGCAGACCATAAGAGAGTTTGAGTCATGA
- a CDS encoding DUF58 domain-containing protein, with protein MIFTERTSIILVGAALAFILGTYMPALIFAGWMLLLLLVTGLLIELRSFPVRSSFSVHRSYPKKMAVGVRNTVVLEIQSRSTRSWFIRIHDEPPDIWQMREVNFQDTLPPQRAIRLTYDVYPMHRGVFLFHTTTIEVKGAFFDLVRKRYAFASEQTVQVYPDFRMHTQPALLSVSKRNVLTSQRSVRRYGAGTEFESLREYTPDDEYRKINWSASARSGKWMANQFQMERAQHIMLLIDTGRLMGSEAFGLSKLDHAVNAAARMTQVCIAHGDAVGLMLFGSAVHSFLLPKKNASQRALIAESLYTAQLERTESDYTTAFQWLQRRQRHRALILVFTEIVDRYSSQILLGSMATLYPKHLPVFILMKDKALTEVLQRPVTQSDSAFEKGVTAELLRERDEAIAFARSRGALVIDAMPDHFHSAVINLYLDIKARGRL; from the coding sequence ATGATTTTTACGGAAAGAACTTCCATCATTTTAGTAGGTGCGGCTTTGGCTTTTATCCTGGGCACCTATATGCCGGCATTAATATTCGCCGGATGGATGCTGCTGCTATTACTTGTTACCGGATTGCTCATCGAATTGCGTTCATTCCCGGTACGATCATCATTTTCTGTGCACAGGTCTTATCCGAAAAAAATGGCCGTGGGCGTTCGAAATACCGTTGTACTGGAAATTCAAAGCCGATCCACGCGGTCTTGGTTTATCCGAATACACGATGAACCGCCGGACATATGGCAAATGCGTGAAGTAAATTTTCAAGATACGTTGCCACCACAACGAGCTATCCGATTGACGTATGACGTTTATCCGATGCATCGCGGTGTTTTTTTATTTCATACTACTACGATCGAAGTAAAAGGTGCCTTTTTCGATCTTGTACGCAAACGTTATGCGTTTGCATCGGAGCAGACTGTTCAAGTATACCCCGATTTTCGTATGCATACTCAGCCGGCGTTGCTCTCGGTAAGCAAACGAAACGTTTTGACCTCCCAACGTTCAGTCCGGCGTTACGGAGCAGGAACAGAATTTGAAAGCTTGAGGGAATATACCCCCGATGATGAGTACCGCAAAATTAACTGGTCGGCCTCCGCGCGCAGCGGGAAATGGATGGCCAATCAATTCCAGATGGAACGCGCACAACACATCATGCTCTTGATAGACACCGGGCGACTCATGGGCAGCGAGGCGTTTGGTCTCAGTAAACTCGATCACGCCGTCAACGCCGCGGCACGCATGACCCAAGTATGTATCGCTCACGGTGACGCGGTCGGACTGATGTTATTCGGTTCTGCCGTTCATTCTTTTCTTTTACCTAAAAAAAACGCATCCCAACGAGCCCTTATAGCCGAAAGTCTATATACCGCTCAACTGGAACGAACCGAATCGGATTATACGACAGCCTTCCAATGGCTGCAGCGACGCCAAAGACACCGCGCTCTAATCTTAGTTTTTACGGAAATCGTGGATCGCTATTCGTCTCAAATTCTGCTCGGCAGTATGGCTACACTGTACCCTAAACATCTGCCCGTATTCATTTTGATGAAAGACAAAGCGCTGACGGAGGTACTCCAGCGACCGGTAACGCAAAGTGACTCGGCTTTTGAAAAAGGCGTAACGGCTGAACTTTTGCGCGAACGCGATGAAGCCATCGCCTTTGCGCGCTCACGCGGCGCACTCGTAATTGATGCCATGCCGGATCATTTCCATTCCGCCGTGATCAACCTCTATCTTGACATCAAAGCCCGCGGGCGTTTGTGA
- the serS gene encoding serine--tRNA ligase, translated as MLDLKFIRDHTELVKTAAKEKKFEADVDAVIRWDDERKVVIRKVEDLKARRNKASEEVAKLKKAGQNADAVIAETKSVGEEIKALDEQLKVIEKNLRDVLLTIPNVPHPSAPQGSSPEDNQTIFTWGTLPTADFELKPHWELAEKHNLIDFATGVKIAGAGFPVYRGAGAKLQRALINFFLDSAADNGYTEVQPPIVVNTDSATGTGQLPDKEDQMYVVTRDEFFLIPTAEVPVTNIHREMTLKAEQLPIKYAAYTPCFRREAGSYGKDVRGLNRLHQFDKIELVKFVHPDTSYDELESLRMDAERLLQALQLPYRTLLMCRGDMGFTQTKKYDLEVWAAGQKRWLEVSSCSNFESFQARRMNIRYKDNQTGKPEFVHTLNGSGLALPRIVAAIMENYQTDEGTIMVPQVLRKYMGMDIISATT; from the coding sequence ATGCTAGACTTGAAATTTATCCGTGACCATACGGAGCTTGTAAAAACCGCGGCCAAAGAAAAAAAGTTTGAAGCCGACGTGGATGCCGTCATTCGTTGGGATGACGAACGCAAAGTTGTTATTCGTAAAGTCGAGGATCTGAAAGCCCGACGCAATAAAGCTTCCGAAGAAGTGGCCAAACTCAAAAAAGCCGGACAAAATGCCGATGCCGTCATCGCCGAAACCAAATCTGTCGGCGAAGAAATCAAAGCTCTGGATGAACAGCTCAAAGTGATCGAAAAAAATCTGCGCGATGTATTGCTGACCATTCCTAATGTACCTCACCCTTCCGCGCCGCAAGGCAGTTCACCGGAAGACAATCAAACAATCTTTACTTGGGGCACGCTGCCGACGGCGGATTTCGAACTCAAACCGCATTGGGAATTGGCCGAAAAACATAACTTGATTGATTTTGCAACGGGCGTCAAGATAGCCGGTGCAGGTTTCCCGGTTTACCGCGGCGCCGGTGCCAAACTGCAACGGGCATTGATTAATTTCTTCCTGGATTCCGCGGCCGATAATGGTTATACCGAAGTGCAACCACCGATCGTCGTCAATACCGATTCGGCAACCGGTACCGGTCAATTACCCGATAAAGAAGATCAGATGTATGTCGTGACACGCGATGAATTTTTTCTGATTCCTACCGCGGAAGTGCCGGTTACCAATATCCATCGCGAAATGACGCTGAAAGCGGAACAATTGCCAATCAAATATGCCGCCTATACCCCTTGTTTCCGACGTGAAGCCGGTTCGTATGGCAAAGATGTGCGCGGACTGAACCGCTTGCATCAGTTTGACAAAATAGAACTCGTAAAATTCGTTCACCCTGATACCTCGTACGATGAACTCGAATCACTGCGAATGGATGCCGAACGTTTATTGCAAGCATTGCAGTTGCCTTACCGCACACTGCTGATGTGTCGCGGAGATATGGGTTTTACGCAAACTAAAAAATACGATTTAGAAGTTTGGGCCGCAGGGCAAAAACGCTGGTTGGAAGTTTCCTCCTGTTCCAATTTTGAATCGTTTCAGGCACGGCGCATGAATATACGATACAAAGACAACCAAACGGGAAAACCGGAGTTTGTGCATACGCTCAACGGATCGGGCTTGGCCTTGCCGCGTATCGTCGCCGCCATTATGGAAAATTATCAGACGGATGAAGGCACGATCATGGTGCCGCAGGTCTTGCGCAAATATATGGGCATGGATATCATCAGCGCTACGACATAA
- a CDS encoding response regulator has translation MMMSTEVSEIKKQHTVLIVDDEDEVRDMLRRILKLSSYRVLEAQNAQEAMEVAVREKPDVITMDIMMPDKDGITLCEEIKANPQTKHIPVVMVTVVGQRQRAMTAGADYFMNKFFTIDELVSVIDKLIADKQTA, from the coding sequence ATGATGATGTCAACCGAAGTCTCCGAAATCAAAAAACAGCACACGGTTTTGATCGTTGACGATGAAGACGAAGTGCGCGATATGTTACGGCGCATATTAAAGTTGTCATCGTACCGGGTGCTCGAAGCACAGAATGCGCAGGAAGCTATGGAAGTAGCTGTCCGTGAAAAACCGGATGTCATCACGATGGATATTATGATGCCCGATAAGGACGGCATCACGCTTTGCGAAGAAATCAAAGCCAATCCGCAAACCAAACATATACCGGTTGTCATGGTGACGGTCGTCGGCCAGCGTCAGCGCGCAATGACTGCAGGCGCCGATTATTTCATGAATAAGTTTTTCACCATTGATGAACTGGTATCGGTGATTGATAAACTTATCGCTGATAAACAAACCGCTTAA
- a CDS encoding M1 family metallopeptidase, with the protein MGLFWSACRPSALPPLPKVYDPHSNARADQAYVTHMALNVRVDFDNKQISGKATFDVVVSDKNTLMLTLDTRGLTIDSVKLDQESSMANYALDADIPNSDYASDSSAIQISSAQATMGQALRIFVAPTTKEVHVYYRTGHEADALQWLAPAQTEGQKKPFLFTQSQPNLARTWFPCQDSPGIRMTYEARVQVPPGLMAVMSAEGDTILHADGIYQFRMAHAIPSYLVALAVGDFGFRSLGPRSGVYAEHTMLARAAAEFTDVEAMIAAAEKLYGPYLWGRYDLIVLPPSFPYGGMENPMMTFATPTIIAGDRSLVSLVAHELAHSWSGNLVTNATWGDIWINEGFTTYFERRIDEAVFGRSFSEMEAHLGHQDMQAALKELGTESPLTKLRLDLNDLDPDAGHSGIIYDKGYHFLRFMEEQIGRDRWDAFLRKYFATFAFQSMTSERLMNYMRTELIRGDRALEEKLQLDQWILGTGLPSVCPVPQSDAFTKVEEEVKKWKSGVPAKQLLTSSWQTQQWMHFLRLLPENMKTAQLTSLDEAFNFTRSGNAEIQFEWFQHVITHKYTPAYARLEHYLTHIGRRKLVFPLYRKMASDPEMRIMAKRIYAVARRGYHPVTYGSIDEILLKK; encoded by the coding sequence ATGGGTTTGTTTTGGTCGGCCTGCCGCCCGTCGGCTTTACCCCCGTTGCCCAAAGTATATGATCCGCATTCCAATGCCCGCGCCGACCAGGCGTACGTAACACATATGGCGCTTAACGTACGTGTGGATTTTGATAATAAGCAGATTTCAGGCAAAGCTACCTTTGATGTGGTGGTGTCCGATAAAAACACGTTGATGCTGACCTTAGATACGCGCGGCCTGACGATTGATTCTGTCAAGCTGGATCAGGAATCGTCCATGGCCAATTACGCGTTGGATGCGGATATTCCGAATTCCGATTATGCGAGTGATAGTTCGGCCATACAAATATCGTCGGCGCAAGCCACGATGGGTCAAGCCCTGCGTATATTCGTAGCACCTACAACTAAAGAAGTGCATGTATATTATCGTACGGGTCATGAAGCCGACGCTTTGCAATGGTTGGCACCCGCGCAAACGGAAGGTCAAAAGAAGCCTTTTTTATTTACACAATCGCAACCGAATCTAGCAAGGACGTGGTTTCCCTGTCAAGATAGTCCCGGCATACGCATGACGTACGAAGCGCGCGTACAAGTACCGCCCGGTTTGATGGCCGTGATGAGCGCCGAAGGCGATACCATTTTGCATGCCGACGGTATCTATCAATTTCGAATGGCACACGCCATACCGTCGTATTTGGTGGCGTTGGCGGTCGGTGATTTTGGTTTTCGATCCTTGGGACCTCGTAGCGGCGTGTATGCGGAACACACGATGCTAGCGCGTGCGGCTGCAGAATTTACCGATGTCGAAGCGATGATCGCCGCGGCCGAAAAACTGTATGGGCCTTATCTGTGGGGACGTTACGATCTGATCGTACTTCCGCCGAGTTTCCCGTACGGCGGTATGGAAAATCCGATGATGACTTTTGCTACGCCGACGATCATTGCAGGTGATCGTTCGCTGGTTTCTCTGGTTGCGCACGAATTGGCACACTCATGGTCCGGTAATCTTGTCACCAATGCGACATGGGGTGATATATGGATCAACGAAGGTTTTACTACATATTTTGAGCGACGCATTGACGAAGCCGTATTTGGCCGTTCATTTTCCGAAATGGAAGCGCATCTGGGGCATCAGGATATGCAAGCGGCATTAAAAGAATTGGGTACGGAAAGCCCATTGACCAAACTGCGATTGGATCTGAATGATCTGGATCCGGATGCCGGTCATTCCGGAATTATTTATGATAAAGGGTATCACTTTTTGCGTTTTATGGAGGAGCAGATCGGTCGTGATAGATGGGATGCTTTTCTCAGGAAGTACTTCGCCACATTTGCTTTTCAATCCATGACTTCGGAACGCCTGATGAATTATATGCGCACGGAGCTCATTCGCGGCGATCGTGCGTTGGAAGAAAAACTCCAACTCGATCAGTGGATATTGGGTACAGGTTTGCCGTCGGTTTGCCCGGTGCCGCAATCGGATGCTTTTACTAAAGTCGAAGAAGAAGTAAAAAAATGGAAGTCGGGTGTACCCGCAAAACAACTACTGACTTCATCGTGGCAGACCCAACAGTGGATGCACTTTTTAAGGTTGTTGCCGGAGAATATGAAAACAGCGCAACTCACAAGTTTGGATGAAGCTTTTAACTTTACGCGTTCGGGTAATGCAGAAATACAATTTGAATGGTTCCAACATGTGATAACGCATAAATATACACCCGCTTACGCGCGTCTGGAACACTATCTTACGCATATCGGGCGGCGCAAATTAGTATTTCCATTGTACCGTAAGATGGCATCCGATCCGGAAATGCGCATCATGGCCAAGCGTATTTACGCTGTGGCGCGGCGGGGTTATCACCCGGTGACGTATGGTTCTATTGATGAAATTTTGTTAAAAAAATAG
- the recG gene encoding ATP-dependent DNA helicase RecG yields MQVNLHTEIKFLKGVGPKRAEALSGIGLHTVWDLLHYYPRRYLDRSKITSIRQARIHEEVTIIGQVENFALIRNHRGKGSRFRLILSDPTGSISLVWFRGAQYFEKAFEVGETLAVYGKIDYYNREIQIAHPEIDRLDADENVNFMHTGSIIPQYPSSESLKRMGFDSRGFRRLIFTVLDCASLVEDTLPASLLHNLSLAPLDKTLRHIHYPSTHEDLADAVRRIKFEELFYLQLMMAFRKSQIIHAQIGIPFINSGDKAKMLAEKLPFKLTDEQRKVLKEIYADMRSDKPMHRLIQGDVGSGKTVVALLAIVSAVESGYQAAFMAPTEILAEQHYYVIQDYLWGMGIQAVLIKGGQKKSERNKIIEDIRTRQVDIVVGTHAIFQEHVEFAKLGLVVIDEQHRFGVMQRAEIRAKALDKGIIPDVLVMTATPIPRTLAMAMYGDLDISVIGELPTGRKPIKTAIRREDARKKIYEFIRQEIRNGRQCYIVYPLIEESEKLDLKAATENFEHLQTDEFPDLKLGLLHGKMSSAEKQAVMADFKKKAMDILVSTTVIEVGVNVPNATIMVIEHAERFGLTQMHQLRGRVGRGADQSYCILMVGKHHLMEETEQRLRIMEETTDGFKIAEEDLRLRGPGEFFGTKQSGMPELRLANIVEDRELMALAKEAAFTIVNLDPQLRSATHKTVRKKFLEAYRDRMDLSQIG; encoded by the coding sequence ATGCAGGTAAATCTCCATACTGAAATAAAATTTCTTAAAGGCGTCGGCCCCAAACGTGCGGAAGCATTGTCCGGTATCGGCCTACATACCGTGTGGGATTTACTCCATTATTATCCGCGCAGGTATCTGGACCGCAGCAAAATCACCAGTATACGTCAGGCACGTATTCACGAGGAAGTGACCATCATCGGACAAGTGGAAAATTTTGCCCTGATTCGCAATCACCGCGGTAAAGGTTCGCGTTTTAGGCTCATTCTTAGTGATCCGACCGGCTCCATCAGCTTGGTATGGTTTCGTGGAGCACAGTATTTCGAAAAAGCATTTGAAGTCGGCGAAACATTAGCGGTGTACGGCAAGATTGATTATTACAATCGGGAAATACAAATCGCACATCCGGAAATTGATCGCCTGGACGCCGATGAAAATGTTAACTTCATGCATACGGGCTCGATTATCCCGCAGTACCCTTCATCCGAATCGCTCAAGCGTATGGGTTTTGACAGCCGCGGTTTTCGGCGATTGATTTTTACCGTACTGGACTGTGCATCCCTTGTCGAAGACACGTTACCGGCATCACTTCTTCATAATTTATCCCTTGCCCCGCTGGATAAAACATTACGCCATATTCATTATCCTTCCACGCACGAGGATCTTGCCGACGCTGTCCGTCGTATAAAATTTGAGGAATTATTTTACCTTCAACTCATGATGGCTTTCCGCAAAAGCCAGATCATCCATGCACAAATCGGCATTCCATTTATTAATTCCGGTGATAAAGCCAAAATGCTCGCCGAAAAATTACCATTTAAACTCACCGACGAACAGCGCAAAGTACTCAAGGAAATTTATGCCGATATGCGCTCCGACAAACCGATGCACCGATTGATCCAAGGTGACGTCGGCAGCGGTAAGACCGTCGTAGCGTTATTGGCCATCGTATCGGCCGTCGAAAGCGGTTACCAGGCCGCTTTTATGGCGCCGACGGAAATTCTCGCCGAGCAACACTACTATGTCATTCAGGATTATCTATGGGGTATGGGTATCCAGGCGGTGCTGATCAAAGGCGGGCAGAAAAAATCAGAGCGCAATAAAATCATCGAAGACATCCGAACACGCCAGGTTGATATCGTTGTCGGTACGCATGCGATTTTTCAGGAACATGTGGAGTTTGCCAAATTAGGGTTGGTCGTAATTGACGAACAGCACCGATTCGGTGTCATGCAACGAGCAGAAATTCGTGCCAAAGCTCTGGATAAAGGCATTATCCCCGATGTACTGGTCATGACGGCCACACCGATTCCCCGCACCTTGGCCATGGCGATGTACGGCGATCTGGACATTTCCGTGATCGGCGAACTGCCCACCGGACGTAAACCCATCAAAACGGCGATTCGTCGCGAAGATGCGCGAAAGAAAATTTACGAATTCATACGCCAGGAAATCCGCAACGGGCGGCAATGTTATATTGTCTATCCGCTCATCGAAGAATCAGAAAAATTAGATTTGAAGGCGGCCACCGAAAATTTTGAACACTTGCAAACCGACGAATTTCCCGACCTGAAATTGGGATTGCTGCACGGCAAAATGAGCAGCGCTGAAAAGCAAGCTGTCATGGCCGACTTCAAAAAGAAAGCTATGGACATACTCGTGAGCACCACGGTGATCGAAGTCGGTGTCAACGTCCCCAACGCGACGATCATGGTCATCGAACATGCCGAACGCTTTGGGCTTACCCAAATGCACCAGTTGCGCGGACGTGTAGGTCGCGGCGCCGATCAATCGTACTGCATACTGATGGTCGGCAAACATCACCTGATGGAAGAAACCGAACAACGACTGCGTATCATGGAAGAAACGACGGATGGATTTAAAATAGCGGAAGAAGATTTGCGACTGCGAGGACCGGGTGAATTTTTTGGAACCAAACAATCCGGCATGCCGGAACTGCGTTTAGCCAATATTGTGGAAGATCGCGAATTGATGGCGCTTGCCAAAGAGGCCGCCTTTACGATAGTAAATCTTGATCCGCAACTGCGTAGCGCTACCCATAAAACCGTTCGGAAAAAATTTTTGGAGGCGTACCGTGATCGGATGGATTTGAGTCAGATCGGCTAA
- a CDS encoding 50S ribosomal protein L28 codes for MKRCDVCGKSPMYGNNVSHANNRTKRRWLPNLQEVRAKMNNGAVKRVKVCTQCIKSGKVAKAA; via the coding sequence ATGAAACGTTGTGATGTGTGCGGCAAAAGCCCGATGTACGGCAACAATGTGAGCCATGCCAATAACCGTACCAAACGCCGTTGGCTTCCGAATCTTCAGGAAGTACGCGCTAAAATGAATAACGGTGCTGTTAAACGCGTTAAAGTTTGCACCCAATGCATCAAATCAGGAAAAGTAGCTAAAGCAGCGTAA
- the mutS gene encoding DNA mismatch repair protein MutS produces the protein MRQYFEIKAKYRDTILLYRMGDFYETFDEDARTVHKVLGITLTKRSNGKASEVALAGFPYHALDSYLPKLIRAGFRVAVCEQMEDPKAAKGIVKRDVTEIVTPGTTLSEKILDQKTNNFLATVVTERRDDQTIFGLALADASTGEFFVGEFREKEFLDQLNLFIPAEMVVPFSLYENMRMLLNRIKHRSVLTRQEDWLFSFQYAHDVLMAHFKTHSLKGFGVQDFTVGLCAAGAGLHYLRETQRTDVGNVRHIGRLDDATYMTLDAVTLRNLEILQATADGYTHGGLFSVLDHTETAMGGRMLKQWVVRPLKHTENIRKRLDAVEELTAEHGARDKVRQTLSRIMDLERIIAKVCAGRVNPREIRALCESLKQIPELINNLSNFKSDAIRGAVQAIHVLDQLTDHIDNALVNEPSVQIKDGQVIREGYNEELDVLRRMAFDGKSYIAGIQQRERERTGIASLKVQFNNVFGYYIEITHTHKDKVPPDYIRKQTMTNAERFITPELKEYEEKILTAEDKIIRIETELFDAIRKTVAQTAAEIQINAQRIAELDCYASLAEAAVQNKYVKPVVDDSAALVIKAGRHPVVERILPPDAPFVPNDLQMNEEEQIHLITGPNMAGKSCYLRQVGLIVLLAQVGSFVPAQSAEIGITDKIFTRVGASDNLLGGESTFLVEMNETANILNNATSRSLILLDEIGRGTSTFDGLSIAWAITEYLHQHPAIRPKTLFATHYHELIELEELLPRVKNYNMMVKKYDDKIVFVRKIVRGGSDHSYGIEVAKLAGLPASVITRAREVMGNLESHNISAHKDKSELAGTSGDQSTQAQFTLFEDGMGLRLKTALENLDVNSLTPLDALNHLNKLKAILTEQP, from the coding sequence ATGCGGCAATATTTTGAGATCAAAGCCAAGTATCGCGATACGATTCTTTTGTATCGCATGGGAGACTTTTACGAAACGTTTGACGAAGATGCGCGTACAGTGCATAAAGTTCTCGGTATCACTCTGACCAAACGCTCCAACGGCAAAGCGTCCGAAGTAGCGCTGGCAGGTTTTCCTTATCATGCGCTGGATAGTTATCTGCCTAAATTGATACGTGCAGGATTTCGGGTCGCCGTGTGTGAACAAATGGAAGATCCGAAAGCGGCTAAAGGCATAGTCAAACGTGATGTGACGGAAATCGTCACGCCGGGTACAACGCTTTCCGAAAAAATATTAGACCAAAAGACCAATAATTTTCTCGCTACGGTCGTCACCGAACGTCGCGACGACCAAACAATATTTGGCTTGGCGTTAGCTGACGCTTCGACGGGGGAGTTTTTTGTCGGAGAATTTCGTGAAAAGGAATTTCTGGATCAGCTTAATTTGTTTATTCCGGCAGAAATGGTTGTTCCTTTTTCTCTGTATGAAAACATGCGCATGTTGCTCAACCGCATCAAACATCGTAGTGTTCTCACGCGTCAGGAAGATTGGTTATTTTCTTTTCAATATGCGCACGACGTTTTGATGGCGCATTTTAAGACGCATTCGCTCAAAGGGTTCGGCGTGCAGGATTTTACGGTCGGCCTCTGTGCCGCCGGAGCCGGACTGCATTACCTGCGTGAAACTCAACGTACCGATGTCGGTAATGTTCGTCACATTGGTCGATTGGATGATGCAACCTACATGACCTTGGATGCGGTCACTCTGCGTAATTTGGAAATACTGCAAGCTACTGCAGACGGTTACACGCACGGAGGGCTTTTTTCCGTACTCGATCATACCGAAACGGCCATGGGTGGCCGCATGCTCAAACAATGGGTAGTGCGTCCTCTGAAACATACCGAAAATATTCGGAAAAGATTGGATGCGGTAGAAGAATTGACCGCCGAGCATGGCGCACGGGACAAAGTGCGACAAACGTTGTCGCGCATCATGGACCTCGAAAGAATCATCGCCAAGGTGTGTGCCGGGCGCGTCAATCCGCGCGAAATTCGTGCGTTGTGCGAATCGCTCAAGCAGATTCCCGAATTGATAAATAACCTATCCAATTTTAAATCCGACGCGATACGCGGTGCAGTGCAGGCGATACATGTATTAGACCAACTGACGGATCATATTGATAACGCCTTGGTGAACGAACCCTCGGTACAAATCAAAGACGGACAGGTTATTCGTGAAGGGTACAATGAAGAATTGGACGTGTTGCGTCGAATGGCTTTTGACGGGAAAAGTTATATAGCCGGTATTCAGCAACGCGAACGCGAACGTACAGGGATCGCATCGTTGAAAGTACAATTTAATAATGTCTTCGGTTATTACATAGAAATCACCCACACGCATAAAGACAAAGTGCCGCCGGATTATATCCGTAAGCAAACGATGACGAATGCGGAACGATTTATCACACCGGAGCTGAAAGAATACGAAGAAAAAATTCTTACCGCGGAAGATAAAATAATTCGCATCGAAACGGAATTATTTGATGCAATACGCAAAACCGTGGCGCAAACGGCAGCAGAAATTCAAATCAATGCACAACGGATTGCAGAACTGGATTGTTATGCTTCGCTGGCCGAAGCGGCGGTACAAAATAAATATGTCAAGCCTGTCGTTGACGATAGCGCAGCACTTGTCATCAAAGCGGGACGTCATCCTGTAGTCGAACGTATTCTTCCCCCGGATGCGCCTTTTGTTCCCAACGATCTGCAGATGAATGAAGAAGAGCAAATACATCTGATAACCGGCCCTAACATGGCAGGAAAAAGCTGTTATCTGAGGCAAGTAGGATTGATCGTATTACTGGCGCAGGTTGGAAGTTTTGTGCCGGCACAGTCGGCGGAGATCGGCATTACGGATAAAATCTTTACGCGCGTCGGGGCTTCGGATAATTTACTCGGCGGTGAAAGTACGTTCCTTGTCGAAATGAATGAAACGGCGAATATCCTGAATAATGCCACGTCGCGCAGTCTTATTCTTTTAGATGAAATAGGTCGCGGTACAAGCACTTTTGACGGGTTGTCCATTGCTTGGGCCATTACCGAATATTTGCATCAACACCCGGCCATACGTCCGAAAACCCTGTTTGCAACCCATTATCATGAATTGATAGAACTCGAAGAGCTTCTCCCGCGCGTAAAAAATTACAATATGATGGTAAAAAAATACGATGATAAAATTGTTTTCGTGCGTAAAATCGTCCGCGGCGGAAGTGACCATTCATATGGCATTGAGGTAGCCAAACTCGCGGGGTTGCCGGCATCGGTGATTACCCGTGCACGAGAAGTCATGGGTAATTTGGAATCGCACAACATTTCGGCGCACAAAGATAAATCCGAACTCGCGGGCACATCCGGCGATCAGAGTACGCAGGCTCAATTTACGTTATTTGAAGATGGTATGGGTTTACGTTTAAAAACCGCATTAGAAAATCTGGATGTTAACAGTCTCACGCCGCTGGATGCGCTCAATCATCTGAACAAGCTCAAAGCCATTCTTACTGAACAACCTTAG